The Mycolicibacterium hassiacum DSM 44199 genome includes a window with the following:
- the clpS gene encoding ATP-dependent Clp protease adapter ClpS, producing the protein MRPDTRQERDVSSIDDADVPWVTIVWDDPVNLMTYVTYVFQKLFGYSEAHATKLMLKVHNEGKAVVSSGSREAMENDVARLHAAGLWATMQQDR; encoded by the coding sequence ATGCGACCGGATACTCGCCAGGAGCGAGACGTTTCCAGCATCGACGACGCGGACGTGCCATGGGTGACCATCGTCTGGGACGATCCGGTCAACCTCATGACCTACGTGACCTACGTCTTCCAGAAGCTGTTCGGCTACAGCGAGGCGCATGCCACCAAGCTGATGCTGAAGGTACACAACGAGGGTAAGGCGGTGGTCTCGTCGGGTAGCCGAGAGGCGATGGAGAACGACGTGGCGAGGCTGCACGCGGCCGGCCTGTGGGCCACCATGCAGCAGGATCGTTGA
- a CDS encoding Mov34/MPN/PAD-1 family protein yields MLVIRADLVEAMVAHARADHPDEACGIIAGPEGSDRPERFIKMTNAERSPTFYRFDSAEQLRVWREMESAGEAPIVIYHSHTATEAYPSRTDIALAQEPDAHYVLVSTRDPEQHELRSFRIVDGVVTEEPVRIVEHY; encoded by the coding sequence GTGCTGGTGATTCGTGCGGACCTGGTCGAGGCCATGGTCGCCCACGCCCGCGCCGACCATCCGGACGAAGCCTGCGGCATCATCGCCGGTCCGGAGGGCTCCGACCGCCCCGAGCGGTTCATCAAGATGACCAACGCCGAGCGGTCGCCGACGTTCTACCGGTTCGACTCGGCCGAACAGCTCAGGGTGTGGCGGGAGATGGAGAGCGCGGGCGAAGCCCCGATCGTCATCTACCACTCGCACACCGCGACCGAGGCCTATCCCAGCCGGACCGACATCGCGCTGGCCCAGGAGCCCGATGCGCACTATGTGCTGGTGTCGACGCGGGATCCCGAACAGCACGAACTGCGCAGCTTCCGCATCGTCGACGGAGTCGTCACCGAGGAGCCCGTCCGGATCGTCGAGCACTATTGA
- a CDS encoding MspA family porin, which yields MAVGEVLRRALSVLAVGGASLGMALGAVSGAATAQPDGESAAESTEVEEAAPEESAAPAGEQPGPEPAADAPPPEEALAVGRVESTPPAVLNTPDGWTLTLSAKDETHAPVAPLTTALSSREYVVGGIFTGSLAGPDGETPEGTLEVGYEIGCGIDMSTSNGVSLTGTAGLSPSMGILGLDAAGPLEIGILPTLGGNIGGGVTVGLKPGLVNIVPVTKKEFKGSEPWVMVSNFRVKIDGCVGESFIRSYAFLTRSTEQSEAVVAWYGTTTKI from the coding sequence GTGGCAGTTGGGGAAGTGTTGCGGCGTGCGCTATCGGTGCTGGCGGTCGGGGGAGCGAGCCTGGGAATGGCCCTGGGCGCTGTTTCGGGAGCGGCCACCGCGCAACCCGACGGCGAGTCGGCCGCCGAGTCCACCGAGGTCGAGGAGGCAGCCCCCGAGGAGTCGGCGGCACCTGCGGGCGAACAGCCCGGGCCCGAGCCGGCTGCCGACGCCCCGCCGCCCGAGGAGGCCCTCGCGGTCGGCAGGGTGGAGTCGACACCGCCGGCGGTGCTGAACACTCCCGACGGGTGGACGCTGACGCTGTCGGCCAAGGACGAGACACATGCACCGGTGGCGCCGCTGACGACGGCACTGTCGTCGCGCGAATACGTGGTCGGCGGGATCTTCACCGGGTCGCTCGCCGGCCCCGACGGCGAGACCCCTGAGGGCACGTTGGAGGTCGGCTACGAGATCGGGTGCGGCATCGACATGAGCACCTCCAACGGTGTCTCGTTGACCGGCACCGCGGGCCTGAGCCCGTCGATGGGCATCCTGGGTCTCGACGCCGCCGGGCCGCTCGAGATCGGGATCCTGCCGACGCTCGGCGGCAACATCGGCGGCGGCGTGACTGTGGGGCTCAAGCCCGGCCTGGTCAACATCGTTCCGGTGACCAAGAAGGAGTTCAAAGGCTCCGAGCCGTGGGTCATGGTGAGCAACTTCCGGGTCAAGATCGACGGCTGCGTCGGGGAGTCGTTCATCCGCTCGTACGCGTTCCTGACCAGATCCACCGAGCAGTCCGAGGCGGTGGTGGCCTGGTACGGAACCACCACGAAGATCTAG
- a CDS encoding Vgb family protein, giving the protein MTAARKVALDGGPYALAAGPDGALWVTLVHAGAIARVGTAGEVRVFEVAAGSRPSLITAGPDGALWFTRNGDDRIGRIGPGGELSAVELPAGSAPYGITVGPDAALWFTAMGSGSVGRFAPDGRSLDWFPVGGGPAMITVGPDNALWLTLNADNAIARLAPSGELTVRELPTRAAGPVGIATTHDDAIWFTEFGAERLGRIPMDEAIQEIDLPGKPHAVIADPADGVWVSLWGSHQLARVGGDGEIVVIDLPHGSEPHGLAIGPDGGLWVALEAGFVLRMPD; this is encoded by the coding sequence GTGACCGCGGCCCGCAAGGTCGCGCTCGACGGCGGGCCGTATGCGCTGGCCGCGGGACCGGACGGGGCGCTGTGGGTGACGCTGGTGCACGCCGGCGCGATCGCCCGGGTCGGCACCGCCGGCGAGGTGCGGGTGTTCGAGGTCGCGGCGGGCAGCCGGCCGTCGCTGATCACCGCCGGTCCCGACGGTGCGCTGTGGTTCACCCGCAACGGTGACGACCGGATCGGCCGGATCGGCCCCGGTGGCGAGCTCAGCGCGGTCGAGCTGCCCGCCGGCAGCGCGCCCTACGGCATCACGGTCGGCCCCGACGCCGCGCTGTGGTTCACCGCGATGGGGTCCGGATCGGTGGGCAGGTTCGCACCCGACGGGCGGTCGCTCGACTGGTTCCCGGTCGGCGGTGGACCGGCGATGATCACCGTGGGCCCCGACAACGCCTTGTGGCTGACCCTCAACGCCGACAACGCGATCGCGCGGCTGGCTCCGTCGGGGGAACTGACCGTGCGCGAACTGCCCACCCGCGCTGCCGGACCGGTCGGTATCGCCACGACCCACGACGACGCGATCTGGTTCACCGAGTTCGGTGCCGAGCGGCTCGGCCGCATCCCGATGGACGAGGCGATCCAGGAGATCGACCTGCCCGGCAAACCGCACGCCGTCATCGCCGACCCGGCCGACGGGGTGTGGGTGAGTCTGTGGGGTTCGCACCAGCTCGCCCGGGTCGGCGGCGACGGCGAGATCGTCGTGATCGACCTGCCGCACGGCAGCGAACCGCACGGCCTGGCGATCGGCCCGGACGGCGGGCTGTGGGTGGCGCTGGAGGCCGGTTTCGTGCTGCGCATGCCCGACTGA
- a CDS encoding MoaD/ThiS family protein produces the protein MPVSVSIPTILRSHTGGEKRVTAEGDTLAAVINDLEANYSGIAERLMDKDNPGKLNRFVNIYVNDEDVRFSGGLDTAVSDGDTITILPAVAGGTILPAVAGG, from the coding sequence ATGCCAGTTTCGGTATCCATTCCGACCATCCTGCGCAGTCACACCGGCGGGGAGAAGAGGGTCACCGCCGAGGGCGACACGTTGGCCGCGGTCATCAACGACCTGGAGGCCAACTACAGCGGGATCGCCGAGCGACTGATGGACAAGGACAACCCGGGCAAGCTCAACCGCTTCGTCAACATCTACGTCAATGACGAGGACGTGCGGTTCTCCGGCGGCCTGGACACCGCGGTCTCCGACGGCGACACGATCACCATCCTTCCCGCTGTCGCGGGGGGCACCATCCTTCCCGCTGTCGCGGGCGGCTGA
- a CDS encoding P1 family peptidase, which yields MGAITDVGGIRVGHHHRLDPDATLGSGWATGTTVVVAPPGTVGAVDGRGGAPGTRETDLLDPANSVRHVDAVVLTGGSAYGLAAADGVMLWLEEQGRGVQQPGGVVPIVPAAVVFDLPVGAWRCRPTSEFGYAAAAGAGTDVAVGTVGAGVGARAGVLKGGVGTASAGLASGVTVGALAVVNCAGEVADPNTGLPWDAGLIAEFGLRPPPPEQVAAFAARHRELSPLNTTLAVVATDAALSPAGCRRVAIAAHDGLARTIRPCHTPRDGDTVFALATGAIEVPPDPRVPAAMSPEVALVSEIGAAAADCLARAVLDGVFAAEAVAGIPAYRDVLPGAFG from the coding sequence ATGGGCGCGATCACCGATGTCGGCGGGATCAGGGTCGGCCACCACCACCGCCTGGACCCGGACGCCACGCTCGGCTCGGGCTGGGCGACCGGAACCACCGTGGTGGTGGCTCCGCCCGGCACGGTGGGCGCCGTCGACGGCCGCGGGGGCGCGCCGGGTACCCGTGAGACCGATCTGCTGGACCCGGCCAACTCGGTGCGGCATGTCGACGCGGTGGTGTTGACCGGCGGCAGTGCGTACGGGCTGGCCGCCGCCGACGGGGTGATGCTCTGGCTCGAGGAACAGGGCCGCGGCGTGCAGCAACCCGGGGGTGTGGTCCCGATCGTGCCGGCCGCCGTGGTGTTCGACCTGCCGGTCGGCGCCTGGCGGTGCCGGCCGACCTCGGAGTTCGGCTATGCCGCTGCGGCCGGCGCGGGCACCGACGTCGCGGTCGGGACGGTCGGTGCCGGTGTGGGAGCCCGCGCCGGGGTGCTCAAGGGCGGGGTCGGCACCGCGTCGGCGGGGCTGGCGTCGGGGGTGACCGTCGGGGCGCTGGCGGTGGTCAACTGTGCGGGTGAGGTCGCCGACCCGAACACCGGGCTGCCGTGGGACGCCGGGCTGATCGCCGAGTTCGGGCTGCGTCCGCCGCCGCCCGAGCAGGTCGCCGCGTTCGCGGCGCGTCACCGCGAGCTCAGCCCGCTCAACACCACCCTCGCCGTGGTGGCCACCGACGCCGCGCTCAGCCCCGCCGGCTGTCGGCGGGTCGCGATCGCCGCCCACGACGGGCTGGCGCGCACCATCAGGCCGTGCCATACCCCGCGCGACGGCGACACGGTGTTCGCCCTGGCCACCGGCGCGATCGAGGTCCCGCCCGACCCTCGCGTGCCGGCCGCGATGTCGCCGGAGGTCGCCCTGGTCAGCGAGATCGGTGCGGCGGCCGCGGACTGTCTGGCGCGTGCGGTGCTCGACGGGGTGTTCGCCGCCGAGGCGGTGGCCGGAATACCTGCCTACCGAGACGTGTTGCCCGGAGCGTTTGGATGA
- a CDS encoding nicotinate phosphoribosyltransferase, which translates to MLAAALRDGAAHRRVTFEVFARRLPEGRRYGVVAGTARVVDALAQFTFDDAALASVADFCDPATLDYLANYRFRGDVDGYPEGELYFPGSPVLSVRGTFGECVVLETLVLSILNHDTAIASAAARMVSAAQGRPLIEMGSRRTHEQAAVAAARAAYLAGFAGSSNLEAQRVYGVPALGTSAHAFTLLHTTADGPDEKAAFRAQVDALGVDTTLLVDTYDITTGVANAIEVAGTELGAVRIDSGDLGVLARQVREQLDRLGAHRTRIVVSGDLDEFAIAALRAEPVDSYGVGTSLVTGSGAPTAGMVYKLVEVDGIPVQKRSTHKESHGGRKQALRLVKSTGTIVEEVVYPYGAPPPDPGHLQSRPLTVPLVRAGEPVGDLSLEAARKRVADGLRSLPWDGLKLSRGEPAIPTRMIPVER; encoded by the coding sequence ATGCTGGCGGCTGCGCTGCGCGACGGCGCCGCGCACCGCCGGGTGACGTTCGAGGTGTTCGCCCGCCGGCTGCCCGAAGGACGTCGCTACGGCGTGGTGGCCGGGACGGCGCGGGTAGTGGATGCGTTGGCGCAGTTCACCTTCGACGACGCCGCACTGGCCTCGGTGGCCGACTTCTGCGATCCGGCCACCCTGGACTACCTGGCGAACTATCGGTTCCGCGGTGACGTGGACGGATACCCCGAGGGCGAGTTGTACTTCCCGGGTTCACCGGTGCTGTCGGTGCGCGGCACCTTCGGCGAGTGTGTGGTGCTCGAGACGCTGGTGCTGTCGATCCTCAACCACGACACCGCGATCGCCTCGGCGGCCGCCCGCATGGTCAGCGCCGCGCAGGGCCGTCCGCTGATCGAGATGGGTTCGCGGCGCACCCACGAACAGGCCGCCGTCGCAGCCGCCCGGGCCGCCTACCTCGCCGGGTTCGCCGGCTCGTCGAACCTGGAGGCGCAACGCGTCTACGGGGTGCCGGCGCTGGGCACCAGCGCCCACGCGTTCACGTTGCTGCACACCACCGCGGACGGGCCGGATGAGAAGGCGGCGTTCCGCGCACAGGTAGACGCGCTCGGCGTGGACACCACCCTGCTGGTGGACACCTACGACATCACCACCGGCGTCGCGAACGCGATCGAGGTAGCCGGTACCGAACTCGGCGCGGTGCGCATCGACTCCGGCGATCTCGGGGTGCTCGCCCGGCAGGTGCGCGAACAGCTCGACCGGCTGGGTGCACACCGGACCCGCATCGTGGTGTCCGGCGATCTCGACGAGTTCGCCATCGCCGCGCTGCGCGCCGAACCCGTCGACAGCTACGGGGTGGGAACCTCGCTGGTGACCGGGTCGGGTGCCCCGACCGCAGGCATGGTGTACAAGCTCGTCGAGGTCGACGGCATACCGGTTCAGAAACGCAGTACCCACAAGGAATCCCACGGGGGACGCAAACAGGCGCTGCGCCTGGTCAAGAGCACCGGCACGATCGTCGAGGAGGTGGTCTATCCCTACGGGGCGCCGCCACCGGACCCGGGGCACCTGCAGTCGCGGCCGCTGACGGTTCCGCTGGTCCGCGCCGGCGAACCCGTCGGCGATCTGAGCCTGGAAGCGGCCCGCAAACGGGTGGCCGACGGCCTGCGCAGCCTGCCGTGGGACGGGCTGAAGCTCTCCCGCGGCGAACCGGCCATCCCCACCCGCATGATCCCGGTCGAGCGCTAG
- a CDS encoding neutral zinc metallopeptidase yields MSRRQRGVPVTVRALAPGPLLITILATLVVAGCAHVIQGRPVSVFADPFRVAGMPATDGPSGLRSDAAPPTRNVTNTDDGDIDELARQAISDVEQFWSSTYPSTFPGKFRPVRDLLSWDARDFANVGFCGDITFTFVNAGYCHDDRTIGWDRGILLPALRRAYGDMGVVMTLAHEYGHSVQFQSGLLSKDSPTLVAEQQADCMSGAYMRWVAEGNSPRFTLSTSDGLNNVLAAVISFRDPVLNEGDPTAGMDEHGSAFERVSAFQFGFTEGAEACRSIDLREIDQRRGPLPMVLPEYATGELPVSERSVRDIVEALETAFTPADPPGLLFEPVECPDARPSPPVSYCPATNTITVDLPGLEALAARTDDGDAVSLATGDNVAYSVLMSRYMQAIQREHGGVALDDAKAALRTACLTGVATTRLAEETPTPTGTTVMLTAGDIDEAVSGILTNGLAASDVNGESVPSGFARIDAFRVGVLGDEERCFKRFS; encoded by the coding sequence ATGAGCCGACGGCAGCGGGGGGTTCCGGTCACGGTCCGGGCGCTCGCGCCCGGCCCCCTGCTCATCACGATCCTTGCGACCCTTGTCGTCGCCGGTTGCGCACACGTGATCCAGGGCCGTCCCGTCTCGGTGTTCGCCGATCCGTTCCGGGTCGCCGGGATGCCCGCCACCGACGGGCCGAGCGGTCTGCGCTCCGACGCCGCGCCGCCGACTCGCAACGTGACCAACACCGATGACGGCGACATCGACGAGCTGGCCCGCCAGGCGATCAGCGATGTCGAACAGTTCTGGAGCTCCACCTATCCGTCGACGTTTCCCGGCAAGTTCCGCCCGGTCCGCGACCTGTTGTCCTGGGACGCCCGCGATTTCGCGAACGTCGGCTTCTGCGGCGACATCACGTTCACGTTCGTCAATGCCGGTTACTGCCACGACGACCGCACCATCGGCTGGGACCGCGGGATACTGCTGCCCGCCCTGCGGCGTGCCTACGGGGACATGGGCGTGGTGATGACGCTCGCCCACGAGTACGGCCACTCCGTCCAGTTCCAGTCCGGCCTGCTCAGCAAGGACTCCCCCACCCTGGTCGCCGAACAGCAGGCCGACTGCATGTCCGGGGCGTACATGCGCTGGGTTGCCGAGGGTAACTCCCCGCGGTTCACGCTGTCGACCAGCGACGGACTGAACAACGTTCTGGCAGCGGTGATCTCGTTCCGCGACCCGGTTCTCAACGAAGGCGATCCGACGGCCGGGATGGACGAGCACGGTTCGGCGTTCGAGCGGGTGTCGGCGTTTCAGTTCGGCTTCACCGAAGGGGCGGAGGCCTGCCGGTCGATCGACCTGCGCGAGATCGACCAGCGCCGCGGTCCGCTGCCGATGGTGCTGCCCGAGTACGCGACCGGTGAGCTGCCGGTCAGCGAACGGTCGGTCCGCGACATCGTCGAGGCGCTGGAAACCGCGTTCACCCCGGCCGACCCGCCGGGACTGCTGTTCGAGCCCGTCGAGTGTCCCGACGCGCGCCCGAGCCCGCCGGTGTCGTACTGCCCGGCGACCAACACCATCACCGTGGACCTGCCCGGGCTGGAGGCGTTGGCGGCCCGCACCGACGACGGCGACGCGGTGAGCCTGGCGACCGGCGACAACGTGGCCTACTCGGTGTTGATGTCGCGCTATATGCAGGCGATTCAGCGCGAACACGGCGGGGTGGCGCTCGACGACGCCAAGGCCGCGCTGCGCACCGCCTGCCTGACCGGGGTGGCCACTACGAGACTCGCCGAGGAGACCCCCACCCCGACGGGCACCACCGTGATGCTCACCGCCGGCGACATCGACGAGGCGGTGTCGGGCATCCTCACCAACGGTCTGGCCGCCAGCGACGTCAACGGCGAGTCGGTACCGTCCGGGTTCGCCCGGATCGACGCCTTCCGGGTCGGTGTGCTCGGCGACGAGGAGCGCTGTTTCAAGCGGTTCAGCTGA
- the aosR gene encoding oxidative stress transcriptional regulator AosR — protein MRKWKRADGADGPRFRSALAAHEAALLHTLAESMIGMLDERESSAPADELEAITGMRTGHSTPPQDQTMRRLLPDFFRPQTDHPAGSGTAEALNSALRSLHEPEIIDAKRQALQRILATLPHGGGRLELTEDDAHAWAAAVNDMRLALGTMLGVTQDGPHELPPEHPMAAHLDVYQWLTVLQEYLVLALMGKS, from the coding sequence GTGCGTAAGTGGAAACGGGCCGACGGCGCTGACGGTCCCCGTTTCCGGTCCGCGTTGGCCGCGCACGAGGCGGCGTTGCTGCACACGCTCGCCGAGTCGATGATCGGCATGCTCGACGAGCGTGAATCCTCCGCGCCCGCGGACGAATTGGAAGCCATCACCGGGATGCGGACCGGGCACTCCACGCCGCCGCAGGACCAGACCATGCGGCGGCTGTTGCCCGACTTCTTCCGGCCGCAGACCGATCACCCAGCGGGGTCGGGAACCGCCGAGGCCCTCAACAGCGCGCTGCGCAGCCTGCACGAACCCGAGATCATCGACGCGAAACGCCAAGCGCTGCAGCGCATACTGGCCACCCTTCCGCACGGCGGCGGGCGGCTCGAGCTGACCGAGGACGATGCGCACGCCTGGGCCGCCGCGGTCAACGACATGCGGTTGGCGCTGGGCACCATGCTCGGGGTCACCCAGGACGGTCCGCACGAGCTGCCGCCGGAGCATCCGATGGCGGCCCACCTGGATGTCTACCAGTGGTTGACCGTGCTGCAGGAGTACCTGGTGCTGGCCCTGATGGGGAAGTCGTAG
- a CDS encoding ATP-dependent DNA helicase, which produces MTALLAKAVTALGGSERPGQIEMACAVARAFDTGEHLAVQAGTGTGKSLAYLVPAVVRAVETERPVVVSTATIALQRQLVDRDLPRLADSLADELPRRPRFALLKGRGNYLCLNKIHNGSEHGSDPPEADLPQEELFDPVPATALGREVQRLTAWTSDTESGDRDELVPGVTDRAWAQVSVSARECIGMARCPYGTDCFAERARERAGRADIIVTNHALLAIDAVSDAAVLPDHELLVVDEAHELVDRVTGVATGELSATSMAVAQRRAARLVDAELSDQLDTAVAALTALIGDGAPGRIDVLDDDLATALAALRDAARRVRSAIDLSPSDPKAAAARAEAVTALSDVGETAARMLDSFGPPIADRTDVVWLERETIRGAERAVLRVAPLTVAGLLRSRLFERSTTVLTSATLTVGGSFDAMAGAWGLTSGPENPADSDNPKKPQIRWRGIDVGSPFNHAKSGILYVAAHLPPPGRDGTGSPEQLDEIAGLITAAGGRTLGLFSSMRAARTAAETMRERLDTPVLCQGDDSTTTLVKRFAEDPETSLFGTLSLWQGVDVPGPSLSLVLIDRIPFPRPDDPLLTARQRRVAARGGNGFMAVAASHAALLLAQGAGRLLRSADDRGVVAVLDSRMATARYAGYLRASLPPFWSTTDPVQVRQALQRLHTR; this is translated from the coding sequence ATCACCGCGCTGCTGGCCAAGGCGGTCACCGCGCTCGGCGGATCCGAGCGCCCCGGCCAGATCGAGATGGCTTGTGCCGTGGCGCGAGCCTTCGACACCGGCGAGCACCTGGCCGTGCAGGCCGGCACCGGGACCGGCAAGTCGCTGGCCTACCTGGTGCCCGCCGTCGTGCGCGCGGTGGAAACCGAACGGCCGGTGGTGGTCTCGACAGCCACCATCGCCCTGCAACGGCAGCTGGTCGATCGCGATCTGCCCCGATTGGCCGACTCGCTGGCCGATGAGCTACCGCGCCGCCCGCGTTTCGCCCTGTTGAAGGGCCGCGGAAACTACCTGTGCTTGAACAAGATCCACAACGGTTCTGAGCACGGCAGCGACCCGCCGGAAGCGGATCTGCCGCAGGAGGAGCTCTTCGACCCGGTGCCCGCCACCGCCCTGGGCCGCGAGGTACAGCGGCTGACGGCCTGGACGTCGGACACCGAGTCCGGTGACCGCGATGAACTGGTGCCCGGCGTGACGGACCGGGCGTGGGCTCAGGTCAGCGTCTCGGCGCGGGAGTGCATCGGTATGGCCCGCTGCCCGTACGGCACCGACTGCTTCGCCGAACGGGCGCGCGAACGAGCCGGCCGCGCGGACATCATCGTGACCAACCACGCGCTGCTGGCCATCGACGCGGTCTCGGACGCCGCGGTGCTGCCCGATCACGAGCTACTGGTCGTCGACGAGGCGCATGAACTCGTCGATCGGGTCACCGGGGTGGCCACCGGTGAACTGTCCGCCACCTCGATGGCGGTGGCGCAGCGTCGCGCCGCGCGGCTGGTCGACGCCGAGCTCAGCGATCAACTCGACACCGCGGTCGCCGCGCTGACCGCGCTGATCGGCGACGGCGCGCCTGGCCGCATCGACGTGCTCGACGACGACCTGGCCACCGCACTGGCCGCGCTGCGCGACGCCGCCCGCCGGGTCCGCTCGGCCATCGACCTGAGCCCCAGCGACCCGAAGGCCGCGGCGGCGCGCGCCGAAGCCGTCACCGCGCTGAGCGATGTCGGCGAGACGGCGGCGCGGATGCTCGACTCGTTCGGGCCGCCCATCGCAGACCGCACCGATGTGGTGTGGCTGGAGCGCGAGACCATCCGCGGTGCCGAGCGGGCGGTGCTGCGGGTCGCCCCGCTGACGGTGGCGGGGCTGTTGCGGAGCCGGCTGTTCGAGCGTTCCACCACCGTGCTGACGTCGGCCACGTTGACAGTCGGCGGCAGTTTCGACGCGATGGCCGGCGCCTGGGGGCTGACCAGCGGCCCGGAGAACCCGGCCGATTCCGACAACCCGAAGAAGCCCCAGATCCGTTGGCGGGGAATCGATGTCGGCTCGCCGTTCAACCACGCGAAGTCCGGCATCCTCTACGTGGCGGCGCATCTGCCGCCACCGGGCCGCGACGGCACCGGCTCACCGGAGCAACTCGACGAGATCGCCGGGCTGATCACCGCCGCCGGCGGACGGACCCTGGGGCTGTTCTCGTCGATGCGAGCGGCCCGAACGGCAGCCGAGACCATGCGCGAGCGACTCGACACCCCGGTGCTGTGCCAAGGCGACGACAGCACCACCACGCTGGTGAAACGCTTCGCCGAGGATCCGGAGACATCGCTGTTCGGAACCCTGTCGCTGTGGCAGGGCGTCGACGTTCCCGGCCCGTCGCTGTCGCTGGTGCTCATCGACCGGATCCCCTTCCCCAGACCGGACGATCCGCTGTTGACCGCACGTCAGCGCAGGGTGGCCGCGCGCGGCGGCAACGGTTTCATGGCGGTGGCGGCCAGCCACGCCGCGCTGCTGCTCGCGCAGGGTGCGGGCCGGTTGCTGCGCAGTGCCGACGACCGGGGTGTCGTCGCGGTGCTGGACTCCCGGATGGCGACCGCGCGCTACGCCGGCTACCTGCGGGCGTCGCTGCCGCCGTTCTGGTCGACCACCGATCCGGTCCAGGTCCGCCAGGCGCTGCAGCGGCTGCATACCCGCTGA